The following is a genomic window from Fulvia fulva chromosome 9, complete sequence.
CTGCGAGATGTAGGTGATGCCATAAGCGATGCTTCCTGGAACGCCCCATTTACAGGGCTTGAGAGTGGCCCAGGACTCTTTAATGATAAGCTGTCGTCACTCATAGGCCTGGCTGGCAAATCCTTGTCATCAGATGTCGTTGGTCTCTCCTGTGCGAGCTGTCGCAACTCTTCCATCCGGTTGCTGTAGGTCACTCGGATTGCATCCAGCTTGCGCTTATCGTCCTCACCTGAAGTGCGCTCCATGACCTGCATGAGCAGGCCACACGCATCTCCATATGCTTCTAGCGCGCCTTCGTAATTTTGCGCATTGTCCAAGAGCACTGCTGTATTCGCCTTTTGTAACGCTTTCGACAGCATCGTTTTCTTGTCTTTCTCTGATCTTTCTCTATTTCGCGGCCGTCTGTGACCATTGACATCGTCTGCTGTTTTCGATCGACGTTTGGAGGCTTCATCCGACTGTAGTGAGGAGCTGTTGTTCTTCAGAGTCTCCTGACTGTCTGAGCCAGCGGCTCCGCTGTGATTGACCTGCATTGGCGCCGTGTTATTCCGCACCATCACCACTCGCTTTGCCTTCGCCATTCCGTATGGAGATAGGACATCATCGCCCTCGAAGTATTCCGTTTGCGTGTATGGCTGATGCGTAGAGGGGGTCGGTACGGTCTGTGTCGTGGATGGCGACTCGATATCATTGGGATCGGTCAATGCTGGTGTCGTATGCAGGGAAGGCAGTGCGGTCAATTGACCAGAGAGGTCCTGTATCCTCGAAGTCCGGCGACTCCGGTCAGGGCTAGCAGTGAGATCGGATGAGTTAGAAGCTACATTTCTCTTGTGCGGGCTGGACCTGGGTGATGGGTCGAGCGCGGTAAGGGGTTTTTGGCGAGGAGAAAAGACGTGGCCGACCAGCGAAGACAGAACCGCACCACTGCTAGATCGATTGCGGCGCGCGTTACTTGCCACACTGGAAGTGGTTGAATGCGACCAGCGATTGAGCGCCCCGACGCTATCAAGACCGGCTCCGTACTGATCATCGCTGGGTTCAATGGCCACGCTCCTCCTTCGCTTGTGGGCAGGGGCAGGTGACATGGGATCGCGGCCGAGATTCAATGGTGTCAGGCTAGCATCGGCGCTGGGCACACGGGCCAGAGAGGACGGACGTCCTACGGTGACGATGCTGCCGGACGAGAGAGAGTTGCTGCGGTGGCTCTGGCGGTGCTGGTAGTCGAGGAGCGCGGCAGAATCGTATTGAGAAGCGTTGGCGGTATCAAACGGGGCGCTAGTAGTAACAGCATGAGCTGAGAAGTGCGAGGTTCCCGCTTGCATCGTTCAatgcggcggcggcggcggccaCGAGACTCCTCCCACGCTGCACGCTTACTCCGGCGACCCCTCGACGGCGACGGCAACGACAGCAGTGTTCCTCGGCCACTGCAGCCCTACAGGCGCGCCCGGTGCGACGTGTGTAAGTTCGCAGACTCATGCGCCGTGCCGATCGGATGGGTGCACCGAATCGTGGGCGTCTGCAAGTGTGCCCAAAAGCAGTGCTTCTTGACGACGCCGTATGGCTTTGAACACGTCGTGCCTGATCGCTGCGCTGTGTAACGACGACACAGGTATCCGGCGGCTGCGTGCAGGACTACAGGTCCACTGCCGCTGTCTACGGTGTGGTGCGGTGGGCGGGCGTGCGTCCTGTCGTGCAACACCAGATCTCGCGACTGGCGAAGCTTGTTTCCTCCGTCTCGTCCGCTGCGGCGCTGCCTCACAGAACCTGCGACGCCGCCATCAAAGTCTCAGACTGCGGCTTCGACTCGATGTAGGGTATGTATGTGTGCTGTCGTGCCCGCTCCCCACGTCTGCACCTGAGCTTGGACGATGTTGCTGATGCGGCAAGCGTGCGGTCGGACGGCGTCTCTGTAGAGCGGGAATATCGACCTCCACTGGCCCGTTTGCCTGGTCGCTGTGACGTCTGGCGATGCCGGCAATGCGACAAACCCAATCTCTCGCTGTCCAACCTCGTTACCTCAGTACTGTAGGCTGTAGCCAGGATGGCGTCAAAGCAGTGCCCGACAACCAAGCTCCAGGGGCAATGCCTGCGCGCCTCGGGCAGTGTGAATTGTTATGCGCCGCACGGATTGCTTGCTTCGGCGCGTCGACGGGGTCACGGGGCGTTGGGGCTGCTGGAGGGAGTCTCGAGAGCGCAGCGCAGAGAAGGTGGCGAGGTATCGTTCAGCGGGGATATGGGCGAGGTGCGCACGCCGTGAGCATTCACGTGGAAGCTCTTGGGTCGAAGGCGCGCTGCTGGAATCTCGGGAGGCACTTATTAGGCACTTGGGAAGACGGGCACAAGGCACGCCGCACAAGGGTCAGCGACAGGGGATTTGGTCACCGGTGGTGTTGCGAGCCGCTGCCGGCCTACCGCTGTGGAGGACTGGAGACCCGTGCGCGACGCTACCTCCTACCTTAGCCTCTGTGTTTGACATTCGAAAGCGCTGTGAACTGTCAAGAAAGAGACACTCTGGAAACCATCATCCGCGTCTTCTGCTGACCGACAACATGGACATCATTACCCCTACCATCAGTCACTTGCTCACATCTTGCAAGGCAACACCTGCAGCTGTGGTATGCATGCCCCTGATCCCGACGTCGATAGCTACAAAGACGGCGTCGTGTACCTTCCGCGACGCCTTGCCATAGCTCCCATCCTCCCATCCTCCCATCCTCTCATCCTGTCATCCTGTCCGGTACGAGTGGACACCCTCCACTGAGTATTCCCCGTGAAGATGAAGGATTCGCTGGCGTCCGACGTCAATATACGCAGGGCGCAAATACACTCCAGAATCATCGCATCAGGGACAACATTGTCCAGACATTGATGAGAACCACGATTCATAAACATTGACAATCGCCCGAGTCGACCCCAGCCATGCTATCGATGACATGAGATCACGCCACACCAGCTGTCAACGAGACCCGAATGCCTGCACCCATAATTGCCCTTCACCATTCCAATACCACACACCCATCCATCTTCAATGCTCCCACATCTCCATCCAGCCATACTCACTGTACACATCCCAGATGTCTTCATTTACAAAGCCAGCACGCAGCTGCGGCTATCGAAACTGTGTACAGGCCCTCTCGACCAGCATCACCGAGCATCCTCCACATTCGGCCATCGACTGAGTCGCACGGCCGATGATGAAGATCACAGGTGTAAACTGCCGCGAAGCCGCATAGTGCTGTGACTGATGTCGTCGTTTCTAGAATGTTTCTTTGAATCAAACGTACCAAATGTCTTCACCTACAGTACTCACGCTTCGACGTGTTCTCGCCCTCCCATCGACCGTCAGACCCCATCGATCATCGTCGAGAGCGAAAGCGTCCGCACAAAAAACGCCACAGCCTCTTCATCACACCCGCACGCACCCTAGGCCACCTGCGGAAGCGATAGCCAAACTCTCCTCGCAGTTGAACATCACTACTGCGACGCCTCGATCGAAAATGGCAACTACAAAACCCTTCACCAAACGGCACTTTGACCGAGGATGAATTGTAAGGTCCAGCCAATGGGCCTCGTTCCCATCAAAAACACATGCCATCATGCAGGGTATTGACCAATGCGATGGCATCTTTCTGGAACATTTTCACACTGATGCAGCCAATGCGAAGGCCAACAGACGGTGTGTATGCCACTGCACGACTATCGCTATACCAATGTGCGACTCCCGTCGACGAAGCGATGTGCCAATGCACAACTCGCGCCCCATCTACTGCGAGACCACTGCAATGGTTACGCGTCCTCGCCCTACCGGTATAGACTACGATCGAACCTACTGCCGGACCGCTGCGCTGCAATGCATCTAACTACGATGACTAGACGTTGCCGTCGTTGACAACGCATCCAATCCTTCGATCGACTTCAGCTCGACAGAGACCATCCCATTCATCGTTCATGCGTAAGACATCGTCAGTCTTGACCCGACTACAGAAGCACCATACAGCAACGGTTCCAAATGTGCATTGTCCACGACAGTCCACAGCAGACATGGCGCACGCCGCGCTGTGATCATTCCAATGCCCCACCCACTCCTCACAACAGCAGCTCTACGCCTCGCCATTCACCGGTGAATGGCGACTTGATGATCAGCAGAGCCTTCTCCATCACCTCGGGGCTTCGTGAGTGGTGTATTGCGTTGTTGCCGAACCTAACATCTCGGGCGCCACCGAGAGATACCTCCTGGATCTGGACCGTCGTCTGAAGAGAGGACCATGAGCGCGGCACTGCCTCCAGTACGTGAAGGCATTTCGTTCCACAAGCAGTAGTAGCCTTGTGGATGCTACCGTACTGCCAGAGGGAGCTTCTACATATGTCATTTCTACCTCGTTCTCTTCAGTGTCCTCCGACAGGGGATCTGTATAACTTCGTGTTGCGTGGTGACAAACGCAGTGCTTATCAGGCAAGCCTCTTCACTAAATCCGTCTCGTGTCTCTGTCTGTATCAAACACGCCTCCAGCAATGCTTCCAGTCCATCCTCTTACGCCGTGGTACAAACCCCCATGATATGAACCTCCATCCTCTCTCTGATTCTCCTCACATGACTTCCCTCTTCACTTACAACGTCTCCCACCCACCTGGGTTAATATCCGCCTCCAACTTTCTGCTAATAACGCTAGGCACCATATGCCCCAACCAAACCTCCCTCAACAACTTATCGTACCTCCTCTGGTTCAAGAACAATTGATGATGCCTCCTCAGCGTCGGATCCGGCTCCCCATGCCGATCCAGATACGGCGCATGCGCAAAACTCCCCGTTCCCGGCCCATGGCAGAACAGCACCATACACTTGCGGATATTGATGAAGATGCCCGTCTTGAGGCCATGCTTCCGCATATGTTGGTAGCAACCGCCGAGGTTCTTCTCAACCATGCAGCACACTGCTTGTGAGCAGAAGATTTCACCACAGAGGAGACACACAGCTGGGTCTTGGACTTCTTTACCGGTCGTAGGGCAGCGGCATTTTATGGCGGCTTCGGTGAGGGTGTCGTAGTTCTTTGGTAGGCCGACGAGTTCGTAGATGGCGGGGTGGGGGGTTCGGATGATGCCTCTGCCTTGATCTTCTACGTGATGTGCTTGTTCGATCCAGCGGTCCGTAATTTCACGGAGGTTATGGCCGGACTTGTCTTCGGCGAGGTACAGGCCGCAGAGATCGTCGATGGAATTGATATGGAGGAGGGATGTGAGGCGGTCGATTTCGGGGGCAGAGGGGTCGATGTTGTAGGGACATTCGAAATCCAGGCCGTAGCGGACGACCATGAGGACAGCGCATTTGCGGAGGAACGCAAGGGCGTATTTCTCAACCAGTTGTCGTAGATCTACGAGGCGCTGTAACCCGAATCTGTTCAAACCTGGGCCCCAATTGGTCCTGGAGACTGCATCGATGAAACGTCTGTCGGGTAGTGCCTCAGCAGGTTTCGGTACGAAAGGCTGGTTGGCGAAAAATGGTCGAAGCACGAATAAAACTTTGACGATCTCAGCCCAGTAACACAATTGCATGATGGAGTTGGCCTCTGCGACATTCGGTCCGAGAAGTGCAAGCCAGTCTGCGAAGAACAGGAAGATGTCGTCCTGGAAGAGCAGTTTCGAGTTCAGCCTGAAGCTGTGGTCCTCAAGATCATGATCGTAATCGCGGCCATTGCCAATCAATTGTGCCATCGCCAAGTCTCTTCTGCGGATAGTTTCTTTGGCAATCGTACTGGAGCCCGAACGAAGCATGTTGACAGCTAAATGGCTCTCGATCGTCTCCGACAGTATACGCAGATGCGTCAAATTCTGCTCCGAGAAGTCCGAGACCAGCGACGTGGCGAGCGGATCATTGCCCATGCCACGATGCGAAATCTCAAAGGCAGTGATTGTCATACCAAGAGCGCGAGACAAGGCTACTGTAGGATTGTCGTTCCTCAACACGCCGTCATCGACGGGGATGAGCTTGTTAGCCTTGATGGAATCTTCGCAGCGCCGATATGCGCTCAGCAGATCGCTGAATCGCAGCATCTCTGCTGAATGGGATATGATCTCTGACTGGGCGGCTGTAGCGGCGTTGTTGCCATAATTCAGGCCGAATAGTCTTGACAGGGTGTGGCCTCTCCTCAGAGGATAGCGTGCTTGTGTTGGGCTCACGGGCGATGTGGTGTTGTCCAGTGATAGATCGTTGAAGTTCTGGATAAGAGTCGGTGCAAACATGCTGGTCACGTATTGCGCCGCACGGTCAGAGTATATCTCGCTCACTTGCTGGTGATGTTGCATCGCAGTTGATGCAGCGTTGAGGAATGAGTAGTCCACAGGATAGTCCTCGTGCACGCTTGCAAGCCAGTCAGACAAGTTTTTGGCTGCGTGCACTTCGTGCTCAGGCGTGCAGTTCTTCTCTTTCCAGACGATAGGCAGGAAAGTGTTGCCGAGCGCCTTGCACAAAGGACATATAAACTCCTTCAGATCGATCCTCTCTGGATGCTTTCTGGCGATTTGTGAGCCGTGACGTCGCGATGTAGCAGCAAGGTATTGTTCGAAGCAGTTGTAGTGCATTATGTGGCCACAGCTCGTTGAGACTGGACCTTTGTTTCCACCTGACTGATGTGGGAAGCCCTTGGAAAGGCCTTGTCTCTCGACGGTTGTGGCTTTGCCATCAGGTCCGATGCGCTGTACGTCACGTTTGTTATCGCCAGCGACGCCAAAGGGCCGTATATTATCAGCCGAACGGTCCAGGCTGGGTGGGATCCTAAAGACCTCATCAAGATAGTCTGGATCCTCTACGGGCGTTGTGCGAAGTATGTTGCTGTCTCCGAAGAAGGCGAACGTGCCATACAAGCGATTCTCATCAGTCTCTTCCTGGCACAAGATACACGTGCCAGTGGGAAAGCTCCAAGTCTTGCGATGCTCAACTTTCTCAGGCTCTTCGGTGATGGACATGTCGTCTTCGAAGTCATCGAGCTCGTCACCAAAGGCCATGCCTTGGTTCTGCAGAAAGTTGTTCTGTTGTTCCTTCATCTTCGCCATAACCTTGGCTTGACGAGCCAGCGCCTCCTGCTTCTTGCGCTCCTTGTCTTCCAGCGAAAGAGAAGCGGGAGAGCTGCTGTCTCCACGATCTAGCATGGCACCTAGAGCTCCAATTGCAGACAACTTTTCAGGGTGTCGCATTTGCATCTTGCGCAAGACGTTTTTTATCGCGGGATGGCAGGCTGTGTAGTCGTCCATGACGCCGACACTCAACAGCAGTGATACAAGCGTGGTCGCAGTCTCATGTGGTATGAAGCTGTTCGCTGCGAAGTTGCATGTCACTGAGGACGCCAGCTTGACAAATCCATCCTCTGCGCCGCTTCTGTCTTCGACTACAGCCAGAAGGATCAAATGCAGCACCATATGGAGGAATGTCTCAACCCTCGTGACCTGCACCTTGGGTGCTGCTTCTTTGACATGAAGCGCAAATTGCAGTGCTGATGCAGCCAACTGTACGAAAAGTGGTGTGTTCGTGAATGCTGCCAAATGCGTAAACATGCCGCTCTCGATAGGTTCCAAGCGCgtttcgtagacgatatctTCCACCTTCTTGCCAGTCTTGCGGGCAGTGTACTTCCTGTAGACATTTTCTGCCTCTTCGCGTTGGTTTCGCGTGTAGTGTGCGAAGAAAGGATCCACCAGCTCGATGTATTCGGGCTTGAGCTCAAATGTGCCAGTATCTTGCAAGCCCTCTGGTGCACGATAGTTGGTCATGCATTCGAGCACGCGTTGAAAGTCATCCGACTCGCCAACTTTCTCCGTGACTCGCTGGTTCAGCTCGCTGAATGATAGTGGCTTGAAGCAAAGCGAATGCGCGATATCATGCTGGAGCATTCTCGCGTGTTGCTCTTCCGAGCCAAGGTGTGGCTGTAGATTGCCTCGTTCAGATAATGCTATTACCAGCAGATGGAAGAAGTCTTCAAAGACATCTAGTTGTTGAGATTCTTCGTAGCCGGGCACGATTTGGTAATCGCCTAAGATCCAGTCGTCCATCTGGAAACGATCAATCATCTGAGCAAGGAATCTCTCGCCAGGAAGCTCATCGTCAGCGCCACACAATACGAGACCTGCCTGGACCATGAGGATGTCACGCTGATATCCCACGTCGCGATGTGAGACGCTTTTGTATGTATGAGCTTGGTGACGAAGAGTGATGCCGTTTCTGACCCACATGCCAGCCTTCATCTGTGCAAGCCATGCACAGACACGGAGAGGATGTTCGAAGATGGCGCTCAATAGCTCGTCCCCGGTGAGACTGCTAGGTGCTGCACCACCCTTGGGAGTAGCATTCCAGGGATCCCTGAGATCGGCAGGTGAGAAGCACAGTAGTGAGCGCATCTCGTCTCTGCTCATACCCTTCGCGTTCTCAATGAGCCAGGATAGTAGGTAGTGCAGAGGGTGGTGAAAACTCATCGGCTCTGACTGCACGGCATGACGAGGTACACTATACTTCTTGCCATCGTGCACTAGAGGACCGATTTGATGCCAGGCCAGGTCATCCTTGAGTTCGGCAGTGGCGAAGCGCTTGCGCTCATACCCAAACGAGTTGATCATAGTGACCTGTGCTACATTTCGAACAGCACGCTGCAGGCTTGCGTTCCCATCGTCGAACTTGTGATGGGGTTCGAAGGAGACGGCCACTTGTTTGCAGAGCTTGTTGATCTCCTTGACGATCATGCTGGCACTAATCCAAGTATCCGACTCGTACTCGATATGTTCACCAGTAGCTCGCACATTCGGGCAGACGCCCTGGTGCAGCTTGACCAGGTCCAGGAACTGCAAAAGATATCGTGGTTCGTAGCGCATGCGATAATGAATGAACTCAGACTGAAAGAGCCATCGAAGATCCAAGAAGAAATGGAACATTCTTCGATTCGTGACCGCGCCTGCGTCGAAGGCCAAGGTAGCCTGCGGATTGATATCCTGTGGGAAGCCAACCTGTCTGGTCGTGATAAACGAGTAGAGGATCGCCATCAGGTTCGTCAAGAAGTTTCCTCGCTCCACGACCTCCTGTGTGATAGTCGGCGTTGTCAGCATTTGCACGCTCAAGTTGATGATTGAGTGGTCCGGCTCGCGGTCCGCAATGAGATAAAGCTGCGCCAGCGTAGTGTACAGCCCAGCAAAGCGCAAGCCTAGGATGCGCTTGAAGTGTGGAATGGTCACCACTGTCGTGATGTACAGGTGTCGCAGGTGTATTCGTAAAGTCTTCCAGAGCCGTAAGTCGTAGAGTATCAACCAGTCCAATCGTACCCGCTGCCACAGATCTTCGCATGGCTCGCTTGGTCTGGGTGCTTTGTAGCCGTCTGGCTTCTCCAGCCAGTGCTTGCTTGGGCGTGTCAGTCTAGTGAATCGCGCTTTTGGCGTAGCAGGCACCCTCGGATATGGATCACGTCTTGCCGGGGGTTGGTGTTCGTTGTTCTCGCGCTCGTCGCTGTCCTGCGGTGTGAAAATTGTGCGTCTCTCGCCTCTAGGCGGCGGTGGTGCAGGAGGCGGATAGCCTGCTATCGTTGCCTCGCCCAATTCGTCGTTCTCTTCCATGATGTCTATGTCCATGTCCGCTGCGTCGAGACTGTTGGTAGCAGCTTCTGATGCGCGTCTCAGGTCTCCCACTTCCACGTCCATGTCATCAGGACCCTCGGCCACTTCCATGTAGAATTCGTCGCCTTCCTCTTCTTCATCCTCTTCATTATCATTATCTTCATTATCGTCCTCGTCATCATCCATGGGATCTTGGATCTCGACCTCCAGTCGAACTACATTAGCAGCGGCGCGAAGGGGTTGCAGCAGTGCTCTATACTTTCGCTGTGTCTTCTCGTTCTCATCCTGTTCATGGTCATCGATGCCGTCTCTGCCGATGTCCTTGTTGGTTGTTATACTGCTCTCGCGCCAGGGCTTCAGCAGCTCTTCGCACACAATGTTGCGCAACAGGTATGGCTCGTTGCCCACCGAACAACCAGCAATGTCAGATATCCAGTGGATGATGATGGCACATTGTTCTTCTCGGAAAATGTCTCTTGCCGATCTGATCGTCACTGTCACCTTGAGCTGTTCGATGATCTCGGCCATTCGTAGTAGCTCTTCCAGGTCTCTCGAGTAGTGGACAATGCTCCGCCCAACATCGTTGACTTCCATAGCTTTCTGAAAGCCGAACCTCTTCGTATTGGAGCAAGCTCTCGCGACTTGGTTCTGCACATCGTCCACAGTATGTTTCTCATCATTCCACAGCACCAAACAGTATTCGAGATTCTGCTCTTGCTGTTCATCCCCGTAGACGCCCTCAAGTCTGCTTTCTCTTTCATCCCGCAAGATGCTCGTCTGACTCTTTGGCATCCGCAGCTGCTCGGGCGAGCACGAGAAGACGTCGCACAGGTAATCCACGCACCGGGCGATGGTCATCCGAATGGCTTCCACAAGATCTGGTGGTAGAGCACTCCCCAGGCTACCCACAGACGCCTTCTGCTTGCCGTGTACGTTTCCACCTTGAGCCTCCTCGTTCACATCAGCGGTATGTATGCTGCACTTCACATCTCTCTTCCACGCTTCCCGATCCCCGCAGTCGCAGCAGCCACTGTTGCCGGGACTGACTGAAATGAGCACGCCATGGCCCTCATGGTCACTACTCTCGAAGCACTTGGCACAGAGCACACAGGTGTCATCGGCTGCACATGTCTTGCAGTGATATGTGCTCTCTCCATTCTTGAAGATGTGCCCGCACGCTGTTCCCTTTGCAGCGGGGGTGTATTCTGCTCCTTCTATCGCCCCTTGTGCATCACTGAGCGACCATGGCTTCGATCTGTCAGGTGGAGGGCCGTCTGGAAAGAAGAGGCGGAGGTAGTCCTGTCGCTGGGCTGCAAGAGACTTGAAGAGGATCTGCCGGAGATCACAATTCGCAGAGTGTGTAAACCGGTTGTCGAAGTTGGCGGGCTGTGCTGCGAGATGATTGGCGAGTTGTTCTTCTGGAGAGCTTTGCATTGTGTTTCTGTCGTGGGGATGGTGGCTGATGGTTCGTATCGCTCGTCCTGGTGTAAGCCCCGCTATGCGACCGTCGCCTCAGATGGTCTTCAAGAGCATGAAGTAGCAGTCATTCTCCGTCGCGTACTGACTTATCTGTTTGCCAACTTCCCCGTCGTTCGAGAAGTCGCGTGATGTAGTGCGAGATGGTCGTGGCGGCGTGGAGCTGGTGTTTCAGCAGGCAAAGCTCCGACTTGTGCATACAGTACAACAAAGATGCGCCTGCCTCTGACGTAACAACCAGAATTAACCAGTAGCGCAAGTCAAGACGCAACTTTCACTAGACTTCATGCAAGAAGTGGAATGTCAACAGGCTGGAAATGGCAGTTTGGAGGCAAAAAGAGACCGCACGTGACGCATAATATTGAGAAACGTTCAGCTGCTTCATGGCTCGGCTTGGATATATGTTACATTCGCGGATGCTGGTCGAAGGGCAATGCCCACGCCAGGCCGCTGTGATACACCCTCTGCAAGTTCCTCTCGTGGTGTTGGACCCATCCGACACCCCGCAAGCTTTGTGCGAATACTTCTACTGAACCTATTCCGTGCCTCCCGGCCACCATCATTTCCGCTACTCATCGTCGTCCTCCTCGGCTTGCATATACCGCTGCTTGATGTCCTTCCATTGTCGCTAGCTGTCTGTCAGCCACTGCTCTCTTGCTGTCCTGTATGTCGGTTTAACGTACGCCCTTGTTGATGTGGTCCCAGATCGAGTTCGATGCGGTATCAAAGGCACTACCGTCTGGTCAGTCCGGGAACTACACCATGCTACAGCTCATTCCATACATCTCGGTCGCAAAGGCTCCAGCAAAGATCGTGGTAAGGAAGACGGCGTTACGCTTGACAATGGCCCTTGTCATGCCGTGTTAGCCAATGCTTCTTCGTTTCACGTCGCGTCCGTCAGATCGTACGAGTAAAGGCCCGAGAGGATGCCAGACATGATGAGAGAGTCGTGTGAAGATCGTGAGGAGATCGATCGGCTCGTGCCTGAGTGTGAAGAGTGCTCTGGTGTTCCTGGTGGTGCTGGTGGACAATGTTGAAGTCGAGGAGTTCAGATCGAGATCACAGCCAATCAGCTTGCGTCCGATTAGCTCCGAGGAAATTCCAAGGTTTCGCGACTCTGACTTTGGCGAGGCACAAGCACCAGGCAACATTTCCTATCACATGCGATAGTCGTACAAAAGGAGCTGCGTTTGCAGCGCAAGCAGTCTCTACTGAGTGCCGCGAATCACATCACACATCACACATCATGGCCGACAAGACTAACAAGTCCGGCATCAAGAAACTGTCCAATGGTGACTCTGTCATTCCCTCTTCGACACGATCAGATGGCAGCGTGAGGAAGGAGATTCGAGTCAAGCCTGGCTACCAGCCACCGGAAGATGTCGAGGTCTATAAGAATCGCACTGCTGAAGCATGGAAGAATCGAGGCAAAGGAGGAGTGCCAGGCGCAGAGTCTGCTGGTTCAGATCCTGCTGCAGACCTAACGCAGAGTGCGGCAGCTGCGAAGAATGCGAAGAGACGAGAGGCGAGGAAGAAAGCTGCTACGGGTGGGAAGGAGGAGAGTACTGCGAATGCGACAAATGGAGAGAAGGGTGCAGATGCACCCAAGCAAGAGGAAGTTGACCCGGAGGTAGAAAAGGCGAAAGAGGCTAAGAAACTGGCGAAGAAGTTGCGACAGGCCCGAGAGCTGAAAGCCAAGAAGGATGAGGGTGCTGCTCTGCTGCCGGAGCAGTTTGCAAAGGTCATCAAGATGAGCGAGCTGATACGACAGCTTGATGCTCTTGGTTTCGACCAGGAGGGCGAGAAGAAAGACACTGGCAACACAGATGCAGAGTCCAAGCAGGAGAAGGAAGAAGGCTCGGCAAAGCAGGATGGCAGCGTTGCAGGATGAGACATCTCTCCGGACTACTGGAGCTCCAACAGCATCGGATTGTAGCCCATCGGTCACGTCGCCAATGACTTTTACTACCGCACATCCACGACCAGCAATACCGTCCTTCCGCAAACCGTCTCGTATAGGCCATATTCTGTTTCCGTGCGAAAATTGGCTTGCTCTGACTGCACCTCCACGCTCACAGGAGGCTTTGACTGTTTTGGTGCTGGTTTTGAGGGACCTGTCGGCTGACTTGACTTTCGTCCCCAGAATGACGACCTTTTTGGTTGCGCTGGCCGCTCCGGCAGTGGCTCAACCATTGGTAGTGGTGTAGGAACATCGCCAGCAACTGCTACCAGGGTTTGATCTCGTAGCAGATCAAGAGCCTCCTGCTGTGACCAGAACTGAGTACTATCATATCTGCCCTCCAGCTGTATCAGGATTGGGCGGTCGTCTTCCGGAAACCCAACGAGCTGGCCTCTGCTACTGGTCTCAGCTACCGCAAGTCAGTCTCTCGAGCATTGTACGGCTGTAAACGGAAAATCACCTTGATCGGACGGTATCAACAACATCGATGTTTTCGAGATACCGCTCTTAGCACGCTCTCTTATTGGCGGCAGTAGTCTGGAAACCAATGCCGCTACATGTTGCGATCTGGACAATGCGA
Proteins encoded in this region:
- a CDS encoding Cytochrome b-c1 complex subunit 9, mitochondrial; amino-acid sequence: MSGILSGLYSAIVKRNAVFLTTIFAGAFATEIAFDTASNSIWDHINKGRQWKDIKQRYMQAEEDDDE
- a CDS encoding E3 ubiquitin-protein ligase ubr11 encodes the protein MQSSPEEQLANHLAAQPANFDNRFTHSANCDLRQILFKSLAAQRQDYLRLFFPDGPPPDRSKPWSLSDAQGAIEGAEYTPAAKGTACGHIFKNGESTYHCKTCAADDTCVLCAKCFESSDHEGHGVLISVSPGNSGCCDCGDREAWKRDVKCSIHTADVNEEAQGGNVHGKQKASVGSLGSALPPDLVEAIRMTIARCVDYLCDVFSCSPEQLRMPKSQTSILRDERESRLEGVYGDEQQEQNLEYCLVLWNDEKHTVDDVQNQVARACSNTKRFGFQKAMEVNDVGRSIVHYSRDLEELLRMAEIIEQLKVTVTIRSARDIFREEQCAIIIHWISDIAGCSVGNEPYLLRNIVCEELLKPWRESSITTNKDIGRDGIDDHEQDENEKTQRKYRALLQPLRAAANVVRLEVEIQDPMDDDEDDNEDNDNEEDEEEEGDEFYMEVAEGPDDMDVEVGDLRRASEAATNSLDAADMDIDIMEENDELGEATIAGYPPPAPPPPRGERRTIFTPQDSDERENNEHQPPARRDPYPRVPATPKARFTRLTRPSKHWLEKPDGYKAPRPSEPCEDLWQRVRLDWLILYDLRLWKTLRIHLRHLYITTVVTIPHFKRILGLRFAGLYTTLAQLYLIADREPDHSIINLSVQMLTTPTITQEVVERGNFLTNLMAILYSFITTRQVGFPQDINPQATLAFDAGAVTNRRMFHFFLDLRWLFQSEFIHYRMRYEPRYLLQFLDLVKLHQGVCPNVRATGEHIEYESDTWISASMIVKEINKLCKQVAVSFEPHHKFDDGNASLQRAVRNVAQVTMINSFGYERKRFATAELKDDLAWHQIGPLVHDGKKYSVPRHAVQSEPMSFHHPLHYLLSWLIENAKGMSRDEMRSLLCFSPADLRDPWNATPKGGAAPSSLTGDELLSAIFEHPLRVCAWLAQMKAGMWVRNGITLRHQAHTYKSVSHRDVGYQRDILMVQAGLVLCGADDELPGERFLAQMIDRFQMDDWILGDYQIVPGYEESQQLDVFEDFFHLLVIALSERGNLQPHLGSEEQHARMLQHDIAHSLCFKPLSFSELNQRVTEKVGESDDFQRVLECMTNYRAPEGLQDTGTFELKPEYIELVDPFFAHYTRNQREEAENVYRKYTARKTGKKVEDIVYETRLEPIESGMFTHLAAFTNTPLFVQLAASALQFALHVKEAAPKVQVTRVETFLHMVLHLILLAVVEDRSGAEDGFVKLASSVTCNFAANSFIPHETATTLVSLLLSVGVMDDYTACHPAIKNVLRKMQMRHPEKLSAIGALGAMLDRGDSSSPASLSLEDKERKKQEALARQAKVMAKMKEQQNNFLQNQGMAFGDELDDFEDDMSITEEPEKVEHRKTWSFPTGTCILCQEETDENRLYGTFAFFGDSNILRTTPVEDPDYLDEVFRIPPSLDRSADNIRPFGVAGDNKRDVQRIGPDGKATTVERQGLSKGFPHQSGGNKGPVSTSCGHIMHYNCFEQYLAATSRRHGSQIARKHPERIDLKEFICPLCKALGNTFLPIVWKEKNCTPEHEVHAAKNLSDWLASVHEDYPVDYSFLNAASTAMQHHQQVSEIYSDRAAQYVTSMFAPTLIQNFNDLSLDNTTSPVSPTQARYPLRRGHTLSRLFGLNYGNNAATAAQSEIISHSAEMLRFSDLLSAYRRCEDSIKANKLIPVDDGVLRNDNPTVALSRALGMTITAFEISHRGMGNDPLATSLVSDFSEQNLTHLRILSETIESHLAVNMLRSGSSTIAKETIRRRDLAMAQLIGNGRDYDHDLEDHSFRLNSKLLFQDDIFLFFADWLALLGPNVAEANSIMQLCYWAEIVKVLFVLRPFFANQPFVPKPAEALPDRRFIDAVSRTNWGPGLNRFGLQRLVDLRQLVEKYALAFLRKCAVLMVVRYGLDFECPYNIDPSAPEIDRLTSLLHINSIDDLCGLYLAEDKSGHNLREITDRWIEQAHHVEDQGRGIIRTPHPAIYELVGLPKNYDTLTEAAIKCRCPTTGKEVQDPAVCLLCGEIFCSQAVCCMVEKNLGGCYQHMRKHGLKTGIFINIRKCMVLFCHGPGTGSFAHAPYLDRHGEPDPTLRRHHQLFLNQRRYDKLLREVWLGHMVPSVISRKLEADINPGGWETL